In Desulfonatronospira thiodismutans ASO3-1, a single window of DNA contains:
- a CDS encoding sugar phosphate nucleotidyltransferase: MDTMIIPAAGFGTRMQEFTRGKSKELLDVGGKPAIQYALEEAAAAGIRVVGIVLRKGKEEIGDYIIHSKKLSWLRESLDLHFFHQQTMNGECGAILAAGEIVEHRPFIVHYPDNIILNSQGLVTNSLRKGYIELGSDLVSLVAAGKCENHPSSQPMSMEHAFDEVYLLEPRMETRHFSAGLRTAGVYVASPTFLDACSVLLQKKEDKEVRDRDVHCLLAEQGHQIYGLKVKTKILDVGSPKGYLEARKLLDDN, from the coding sequence GTGGATACCATGATCATCCCTGCAGCTGGATTCGGCACCAGGATGCAGGAGTTCACCAGAGGAAAAAGCAAGGAGCTTCTTGATGTTGGAGGCAAGCCCGCAATCCAGTACGCTCTGGAAGAAGCCGCAGCCGCAGGAATACGGGTTGTAGGCATAGTCCTTCGTAAGGGGAAGGAGGAGATCGGTGATTATATTATACACAGTAAAAAGCTGTCCTGGCTGAGAGAGAGTCTGGATCTTCATTTTTTCCACCAACAGACAATGAACGGTGAATGCGGCGCGATTCTAGCAGCTGGTGAAATCGTTGAGCACCGTCCGTTTATCGTGCACTATCCGGATAATATTATACTGAACAGTCAGGGTCTGGTGACCAACTCGCTGCGAAAGGGCTATATTGAACTTGGCTCGGACCTAGTCTCCCTGGTGGCCGCAGGAAAATGTGAAAATCATCCCAGTTCACAGCCCATGAGCATGGAACATGCATTTGATGAAGTATATCTGCTTGAGCCCAGGATGGAAACAAGGCATTTTTCGGCCGGACTGCGAACCGCTGGAGTATATGTTGCTTCTCCCACTTTTCTGGATGCATGCAGTGTTCTCTTGCAGAAAAAAGAAGACAAAGAGGTCAGAGACAGGGATGTTCACTGCCTGCTTGCAGAACAAGGTCACCAGATTTACGGGTTGAAGGTCAAAACCAAAATACTGGATGTAGGCAGTCCGAAGGGTTATCTTGAAGCCAGAAAACTCTTGGATGACAATTAG
- a CDS encoding glycosyltransferase family 4 protein has protein sequence MPKIGVYMVHAADKTGEPRRLANLVKGLADMGVSVCPIVSTKGVWNLEFEESGAHCLKIPPGTIRENISLKKLKKNPLLLFRCTADLVRSNLFAYRIVRQEHLSAVILRAPKGPLYMGIGARAAGSKIICDLDYVATYRMPVRLLTAYAILLSRLVTAQYKKTRKDLGLLSRSILRKKSFASILPGIDSEPLRSYREKRDTGYRSQKNHLTILTAATIFPRKNQLTLVHAVQQAAAACPQYSLTLILCGRVKDRAYEKNIQDLIKKSPPNARCLLLGWRNDIGEIMSDVDIFALPSQDEGVPNSVQEAMYIGLPVLAAPVGGIPEIIKDGVNGWLVHDNNAYGWKKAIVKSISHQELIKQMSLKAQKDADAFFSHREWAKRYWKTVCELIE, from the coding sequence TTGCCAAAAATTGGTGTTTACATGGTCCATGCTGCGGATAAAACAGGTGAACCCCGAAGGCTGGCCAATCTGGTTAAAGGGTTGGCTGATATGGGAGTGTCTGTTTGTCCGATTGTCTCCACAAAGGGAGTGTGGAATCTTGAGTTTGAAGAAAGCGGTGCGCATTGTCTGAAAATTCCTCCTGGAACAATTCGGGAAAACATTTCCCTGAAAAAACTTAAAAAAAATCCGCTTTTGTTATTCCGTTGTACTGCTGATCTTGTCCGCAGCAATTTGTTCGCTTATCGCATAGTCAGGCAGGAACACCTTTCGGCAGTTATACTCAGAGCCCCGAAAGGACCGCTGTATATGGGTATCGGCGCTCGTGCTGCCGGAAGCAAAATTATATGTGATCTGGATTATGTTGCCACATACCGCATGCCGGTACGCCTGCTCACAGCATACGCAATACTGCTGAGCAGATTGGTAACTGCTCAATACAAGAAAACCCGAAAAGACCTCGGACTGCTTTCTCGGAGCATTTTGAGAAAAAAATCCTTCGCATCCATTTTGCCCGGAATAGACAGCGAACCTTTACGTTCTTACCGTGAAAAGCGCGATACCGGCTACAGAAGCCAAAAGAATCACCTCACTATATTGACCGCCGCAACAATTTTTCCCCGCAAAAACCAGCTGACCCTGGTTCATGCGGTTCAGCAGGCTGCCGCTGCCTGTCCTCAATACAGTTTAACCCTGATTTTATGCGGCCGTGTCAAGGACCGGGCATACGAAAAAAATATTCAAGACCTGATAAAAAAATCGCCTCCCAATGCACGCTGCCTGCTTCTAGGATGGCGGAACGACATCGGAGAAATTATGTCAGATGTTGATATATTTGCTTTGCCCTCTCAGGATGAAGGAGTGCCCAACTCTGTCCAGGAAGCGATGTACATTGGGCTACCGGTTCTTGCCGCTCCAGTGGGGGGCATACCGGAAATTATAAAGGATGGAGTCAATGGATGGCTGGTTCATGACAACAATGCCTACGGATGGAAAAAAGCTATTGTCAAGAGCATATCTCATCAGGAGTTAATTAAACAGATGAGCCTTAAGGCACAAAAAGACGCAGACGCATTCTTTTCCCACAGGGAGTGGGCTAAACGCTACTGGAAAACAGTGTGCGAATTGATTGAATAA
- a CDS encoding glycosyltransferase family 4 protein translates to MKWLQSNLIVISANTSWYIFNFRLRMIRELINQGFEVAVVAPEDEYLSRLVQEGCRILPINLLSKSINPLVEIKAIYQYVRIYSLLRPAAVLHFTPKPNIYGSLVAKMLGIPYINNIGGLGTAFAGNGWLCSMARVMYRFSQRSAVKIFFQNKDDLDMFIRCGMARPEQAELLPGSGVDLEKFNPELGDSGVHGKLTCRQSNDNSNQPLHEGQEYLFQAPEDNVVFLLIARLIWDKGIGEYAEAARAIKAKYPDVEFMLLGFVDDNNPGAVPEKRIREWEAEGILKWVGRQEDVRLFIARTDCVVLPSYYREGTPRSLLEAASMGKPLIAADSVGTREPVENGINGFLCRPMDAMDLAAKMQLIIDMGPEKRLAMGIRGRKKMEKEYDENIVIKKYIEDIKAVLVNHR, encoded by the coding sequence ATGAAGTGGTTACAATCAAATTTAATTGTTATTTCCGCCAATACCTCCTGGTATATTTTCAACTTCCGCCTCCGAATGATCAGGGAGCTGATAAATCAGGGATTTGAGGTGGCAGTAGTCGCGCCTGAGGACGAATACTTGTCCAGGCTGGTGCAGGAAGGCTGCCGCATACTGCCTATAAATTTGCTAAGCAAGAGCATTAATCCTCTGGTTGAAATCAAAGCCATATACCAGTACGTGCGCATTTACTCCTTACTACGCCCTGCTGCAGTTCTGCACTTCACCCCGAAACCCAACATTTACGGTTCTCTGGTCGCGAAAATGCTTGGGATACCGTACATCAACAATATTGGCGGGCTGGGAACTGCATTTGCCGGCAATGGCTGGTTATGCAGTATGGCCAGAGTCATGTACAGATTTTCACAGCGATCAGCAGTAAAAATTTTTTTCCAGAACAAAGATGACCTGGATATGTTTATCCGTTGCGGCATGGCAAGACCGGAACAGGCAGAATTGCTGCCCGGTTCCGGTGTGGATCTGGAAAAATTCAATCCAGAATTGGGGGATTCAGGGGTTCATGGTAAGCTAACATGCAGGCAATCAAATGACAATAGTAATCAGCCTTTGCATGAAGGACAGGAATACCTTTTTCAGGCACCTGAAGACAATGTTGTTTTTCTCCTCATTGCCAGGCTGATATGGGATAAGGGAATCGGAGAATATGCTGAGGCTGCCAGGGCGATCAAGGCAAAGTATCCAGATGTTGAATTCATGCTTCTGGGATTCGTGGATGATAATAACCCCGGGGCCGTTCCGGAGAAGAGAATCCGGGAATGGGAGGCTGAAGGCATCCTGAAATGGGTGGGACGGCAGGAAGATGTACGTTTATTCATTGCCAGGACAGACTGTGTTGTTTTACCTTCTTACTACAGAGAGGGAACCCCTCGCTCTCTTCTGGAAGCGGCGAGCATGGGCAAGCCTTTGATCGCGGCCGATTCCGTCGGAACCAGGGAACCTGTTGAAAACGGAATAAACGGTTTTCTCTGCCGACCAATGGATGCCATGGACCTGGCTGCCAAAATGCAACTGATCATTGATATGGGACCTGAAAAAAGACTGGCCATGGGCATCCGCGGGCGCAAAAAAATGGAGAAAGAATACGACGAAAATATTGTGATAAAAAAATATATTGAAGACATAAAGGCTGTTCTGGTTAACCACCGATAA
- a CDS encoding MraY family glycosyltransferase: MTLSDHQVQEMVILGLVFFVSLLMALFLTPLFDRAAWRLGLTDSPGGRKSHARCVSRAGGLAMAGALFFTLTLLLKWNSQLGAYWAGAAVIISAGVADDKFRLSSRVKFAAQALAVTAFVYLGGMQLHNLGDILGFGPIEPGWAAPLLTVFAMVGVINAFNMSDGLDGLAAGLAGIACLFFIPFAYAQESWIYLLILTGLFGTLLGFLRYNVHPARLFMGDSGSMFLGFTLAAAAVVLTQGEITGVQEYEPVTALIILSLPIWDTLYVMTRRLVNGNNPFKPDRLHLHHRLMDLGISHNVTVSLVYCLMFFMGISAWLIRPWPEWVQFYSLLGFYSLFYGGLWFWERRTSAPKKTYAPRTGLQEKLQPLMIANFRQRKKIFILIWGGCALPAVMMQGSGPGLLYYVAFILLFTGFYYPWRGGSKHVPIGHGLMFFGIYSLLLVYNAGFAHSAWFEPYMWSLAGLAGLWTLLRVLDTVRLRVLVPGCFEILLLGAAVVSPVLLHYSLGIDEQIRRFLVLSFVQSIPLFLMLKAYLRRDQTPNRRFMLYLMLLFLLVGLV, encoded by the coding sequence ATGACCCTTAGCGACCACCAGGTCCAGGAAATGGTTATCCTGGGCCTGGTTTTTTTTGTTTCCCTGCTTATGGCGCTGTTCCTGACCCCGCTTTTTGACAGGGCGGCCTGGAGGCTCGGACTGACTGACAGCCCTGGAGGCAGAAAATCGCATGCCCGGTGTGTAAGCAGAGCAGGCGGACTGGCCATGGCCGGGGCCCTTTTTTTTACCCTGACTCTTTTGCTCAAATGGAACAGCCAGCTCGGGGCTTACTGGGCTGGAGCCGCAGTGATCATATCAGCCGGCGTGGCTGATGATAAATTCCGGCTGTCCAGCCGGGTCAAGTTCGCGGCTCAGGCCCTGGCCGTAACTGCATTCGTATATCTTGGCGGTATGCAGCTGCACAACCTGGGCGATATTCTGGGGTTCGGCCCCATTGAACCCGGCTGGGCAGCGCCTTTGCTCACCGTCTTCGCCATGGTGGGGGTGATTAACGCCTTCAACATGTCCGACGGCCTGGACGGCCTGGCTGCAGGGCTGGCCGGCATCGCCTGCCTGTTCTTCATCCCCTTTGCCTATGCCCAGGAAAGCTGGATCTATCTATTGATACTCACCGGCCTTTTCGGAACTCTCCTGGGATTTCTGCGCTACAACGTGCACCCGGCCAGGCTGTTCATGGGAGATTCCGGGAGCATGTTCCTGGGCTTTACCCTGGCTGCGGCCGCAGTAGTCCTGACCCAGGGGGAGATTACCGGGGTACAGGAATACGAGCCTGTTACCGCACTGATAATCCTTAGCCTGCCCATATGGGACACCCTTTACGTCATGACCAGACGACTGGTTAATGGAAACAATCCATTCAAACCTGACAGGCTGCACCTGCATCACAGGCTCATGGATCTGGGTATAAGCCATAATGTTACAGTAAGTCTTGTTTATTGCCTAATGTTCTTTATGGGAATAAGTGCCTGGCTGATCAGGCCCTGGCCGGAATGGGTCCAGTTCTACTCATTGCTGGGATTCTATTCTCTTTTTTACGGTGGACTGTGGTTCTGGGAAAGAAGGACTTCTGCGCCGAAAAAAACATACGCACCGAGGACAGGCCTGCAGGAAAAACTGCAGCCGCTAATGATTGCAAACTTCAGACAGAGAAAAAAGATTTTCATCCTGATCTGGGGCGGGTGCGCCTTGCCGGCCGTAATGATGCAGGGTTCTGGTCCCGGACTTTTGTACTACGTTGCCTTCATCCTTTTGTTCACCGGCTTTTACTACCCATGGAGGGGAGGGTCAAAACATGTGCCCATAGGGCACGGGCTCATGTTTTTCGGAATCTATTCCCTGCTGCTTGTTTACAATGCAGGCTTTGCCCACAGTGCCTGGTTTGAGCCGTATATGTGGTCCCTGGCCGGTCTTGCCGGACTCTGGACCCTGCTGCGGGTGCTGGATACCGTCAGGCTGCGGGTGCTGGTGCCCGGCTGCTTCGAGATACTGCTTCTGGGCGCTGCCGTAGTCTCTCCTGTACTCCTGCACTATTCCTTAGGCATAGATGAGCAGATACGCAGGTTTCTGGTTTTAAGCTTTGTGCAGTCCATTCCTCTTTTCTTGATGCTCAAGGCGTATCTGCGCAGGGACCAGACCCCCAACCGCAGGTTCATGCTTTATCTGATGCTGCTTTTTTTGCTGGTGGGGCTGGTTTGA
- a CDS encoding DUF3368 domain-containing protein — protein sequence MADFWIIPESVVAEVERKRSIGQYIAELEISSKTSQESIDEINPHVAAWDLGQGESEVLSLALQKGVGAKVVLDDLQARKCAKLFDIGLIGSVGLLVMAKRLGVIDAVKPEINKLREVGLRVDPDFLATIYQKISE from the coding sequence TTGGCTGATTTCTGGATCATACCTGAGAGTGTGGTTGCGGAAGTAGAGAGGAAAAGATCCATCGGCCAGTATATTGCTGAACTCGAAATCAGCTCAAAGACGTCGCAGGAATCTATCGATGAGATTAATCCCCATGTTGCAGCCTGGGATCTTGGCCAGGGTGAAAGCGAGGTTTTGAGTCTGGCATTGCAAAAAGGGGTGGGGGCTAAAGTTGTTCTTGATGACCTGCAGGCCCGGAAGTGTGCGAAACTCTTTGATATTGGATTGATCGGCTCAGTGGGGTTGCTGGTCATGGCCAAACGATTGGGAGTGATAGATGCTGTTAAGCCCGAGATCAACAAACTAAGAGAAGTCGGCCTTCGAGTTGATCCTGATTTTTTGGCAACAATATACCAAAAAATTTCTGAATAA
- a CDS encoding UPF0175 family protein, with protein sequence METRTLSFELPVGIFSALRKTPHELQRDMRIAAAAKWYEMGHVSQEKAAEIAGLCREDFLMELSKFNVSPFQYTSSEVLQEAGYE encoded by the coding sequence ATGGAAACCAGAACACTATCCTTTGAATTGCCTGTGGGCATATTTTCTGCTCTGCGCAAGACACCTCATGAGCTTCAGAGGGATATGCGGATTGCAGCAGCAGCAAAATGGTATGAAATGGGCCATGTTTCTCAGGAAAAGGCAGCAGAGATAGCCGGGTTGTGCCGTGAGGATTTTTTGATGGAGCTGTCCAAATTCAATGTTTCTCCGTTTCAGTATACATCCTCTGAAGTTCTTCAAGAAGCCGGTTATGAATAG